CTGGAAGACCGTCTATGACCGTTTCCGTCAGTGGCGCGATGATGGCACCTTCGAGGCAATTCTGGCGCGCCTCCAACTTCGCCTGCGAGAGGATGGCCTGATGGATCTGGACACCTGGATGATCGATTCGACATCGATCCGCGCCACCCGGGCCGCCTCTGGGGGCGGCAAAAAGGGGGACAGCACGAACCCGTAGACCATGCCCTGGGACGGAGTAGAGGCGGCCTGACGACCAAGATCCACATGCTCTGTGACCGGCATGGTTGGCCGCTGACCTTCACGCTGTCGCCGGGACAGGACTCGGATACGCGGCACTTCATTCCCACCATGGAGAACGTTCATCTGCCTGGGGCCAAGGGCAGGCCTCGCAAGCGTTGCCGCTTCATCGTGGCGGACAAGGGCTACGATAGCGACCCGCTTCGCCGCTACTGCGACCGGCATCGCATGAAGCCGATCATTGCCCGGCGCAAGATGAAGCGAAAACCGCGCCCTGGTGCTCCGAGGGGCTTTGACAAGCCCCGGTATCGGGAGCGAAACATCATTGAGCGCTGCTTCGGTTGGATCAAAGAACTACGCCGGGTCTGCACCCGTTACGACAAGTTGGCCAGCAGCTTCCGGGCCATGGTATGCCTGGCGTGCATAGACCGCTGCCTACGTGCCGACTTTCCAGACAGAACCTAGAACAAGCTCCCGCACCCCCCCTGGGATTAAGGACACCTCCTTGCCATCCAACTCGGCCGCCCGCGTCATCGCCTGGACCGTGCAATAGGCCAGATTGTCCAGTGCAACCACATCACGGCTTGCCTTCAGCCGTGCCACAATTGCATGGGAGCCGATATGGCCGGCGCCTTCGATCACCAGTATTTTCATTCCGCTCCTTGCAGGTCTCGTTGGGCATTCAGGCCAGTCCCCTGATAGGCGGCCAGATAGCGCTCGGCGGTGGCGTCCAGGGAAAAGCGTTCCATCACCCGCTGGCGTGCCTGGCGGCCGAGTCGCTTGCCCTCGTCAGCCGAGAGCCCCAGCGCCTGCTGTAACACCTCGGCCAGGGCTTGACTGTCGCGCGGGCGGACGAGAAAACCGGCCTCTCCCACCACTTCCCGCACCCCGCCGCAATCCGTAGCCACGGTCACGCGGCGGCAAGCCATGGCTTCCGCAACCACCAGACCGAAGCCCTCCCAGGCCGACGAGAGCACGAACAGATCACAG
The Halomonas sp. M4R1S46 DNA segment above includes these coding regions:
- a CDS encoding IS5 family transposase (programmed frameshift) encodes the protein MAGRYEISDNGWALIEDIVSPPQRTGRPRRDDRQVLNGIFWILCSGAKWRDLPERYGPWKTVYDRFRQWRDDGTFEAILARLQLRLREDGLMDLDTWMIDSTSIRATRAASGGGKKGGQHEPVDHALGRSRGGLTTKIHMLCDRHGWPLTFTLSPGQDSDTRHFIPTMENVHLPGAKGRPRKRCRFIVADKGYDSDPLRRYCDRHRMKPIIARRKMKRKPRPGAPRGFDKPRYRERNIIERCFGWIKELRRVCTRYDKLASSFRAMVCLACIDRCLRADFPDRT